The following coding sequences lie in one Paenibacillus durus ATCC 35681 genomic window:
- a CDS encoding RICIN domain-containing protein: MPNQNQFYKVVNKKKGLVQDYGYPEDGKEITLYPWHGGDNQRWMFVPLNNNYYAIVNKKKGLVQDYGYPEDGKEITLYPWHGGDNQQWFLHDLEGGYKKITNKKKGLVQDYGYPEDGKEITLYPWHGGDNQRWLPEAVESFNLPSVPTYPVPAVPQYGNINDVLPEFTDKVTTQYTLAPFIAVDDPYYSDGQQQIKTNPYYLYIRKQYWKRVASHTLAPNETHKYIQTTGMTQEDQNLVSKTVGHTIGVDVGFQFGKAEKSHSSASLSYQYTTQLATHESHTTTQMTEETKELSIFNSNPYIVAWTKYVLVSEYSVQRSDGTLVREPWTVTDPNTTSSSYYPPTANLLDN; encoded by the coding sequence ATGCCTAATCAAAATCAATTTTATAAGGTTGTCAACAAAAAAAAGGGACTTGTACAGGATTATGGATATCCAGAAGACGGAAAGGAAATAACTTTGTATCCGTGGCATGGGGGGGATAATCAACGATGGATGTTCGTACCGCTTAATAATAATTATTATGCGATTGTCAACAAAAAAAAGGGACTTGTACAGGATTACGGATATCCGGAAGACGGAAAGGAAATAACTTTGTATCCGTGGCATGGGGGGGATAATCAACAATGGTTCCTACATGATTTGGAAGGTGGTTACAAAAAAATTACCAACAAAAAAAAGGGACTTGTACAGGATTATGGATATCCAGAAGACGGAAAGGAAATAACTTTGTATCCGTGGCATGGGGGGGATAATCAACGATGGCTTCCTGAAGCTGTAGAAAGCTTCAACCTACCTTCTGTCCCAACGTATCCTGTACCGGCTGTCCCGCAATATGGGAATATAAATGATGTACTACCAGAGTTTACTGACAAGGTTACAACTCAATATACGCTAGCACCATTTATTGCGGTTGACGATCCTTATTATAGTGATGGGCAACAACAAATAAAAACTAATCCCTATTATTTATACATAAGAAAACAATACTGGAAGCGAGTAGCTTCACATACACTTGCTCCGAATGAAACACACAAATATATACAAACCACAGGTATGACACAGGAAGATCAAAATTTAGTTTCAAAAACTGTTGGTCATACGATTGGGGTAGACGTAGGATTTCAATTTGGAAAGGCGGAAAAGAGTCATTCTTCTGCTAGTCTGTCTTATCAATATACAACGCAACTAGCAACACATGAAAGTCACACAACTACACAAATGACTGAAGAAACAAAAGAATTGTCAATTTTCAATTCGAATCCCTATATTGTCGCATGGACTAAATATGTATTGGTTTCAGAATATAGTGTACAACGTTCAGACGGTACACTCGTAAGGGAACCATGGACAGTAACAGATCCAAATACCACAAGTTCCAGTTACTATCCTCCAACAGCAAACCTTTTGGATAATTAG
- a CDS encoding alpha/beta fold hydrolase, with protein MNILKVNGVELAYDSFGNENDEAIILIAGLGTQMIRWTVPFCELLAARGFRVIRFDNRDVGCSTHFSHYRTLDFDALATALMSGQRPDIPYTLDDMSNDAIGLLDALSIDRAHFVGRSMGGMIAQIAASEYPERVLSLTSIMSSSGNPTLPQASPDVMGMMTKPAPNPFEDEAGFLAHSLSFAKRIAGAGYPFEEDAYRALILEEVQRAYDPGSVGRQIAAIAVSGDRRPRLATIKVPALVIHGMDDPLFVPACGEDTASAIPGAELMLVDGMGHDLPHQLYKVTADGIERTAHRN; from the coding sequence ATGAACATTCTAAAAGTTAACGGTGTTGAGTTGGCCTATGATAGTTTCGGTAACGAAAATGACGAGGCTATTATCCTAATCGCCGGGCTTGGAACCCAGATGATCCGCTGGACGGTTCCGTTTTGTGAACTATTGGCAGCGCGGGGCTTTCGGGTGATCCGCTTTGACAATCGCGACGTAGGTTGCTCAACACACTTTAGCCATTATCGGACGCTGGATTTTGACGCATTAGCGACTGCTCTCATGTCGGGACAGCGACCGGACATCCCTTACACTCTCGATGACATGTCCAACGACGCTATCGGACTGCTCGACGCCCTTTCAATTGACCGGGCACATTTCGTTGGCAGGTCAATGGGCGGAATGATCGCCCAGATTGCAGCCAGTGAGTACCCTGAACGGGTTTTATCACTCACCTCCATTATGTCTAGTTCCGGTAATCCCACCCTTCCGCAAGCTTCCCCGGATGTCATGGGGATGATGACTAAACCGGCGCCGAACCCATTTGAGGATGAAGCAGGATTTTTGGCGCACAGCCTCTCTTTTGCCAAACGCATCGCTGGCGCTGGCTATCCGTTTGAAGAAGACGCTTATCGGGCACTCATTCTGGAGGAAGTCCAGCGAGCCTACGATCCAGGCAGTGTCGGACGACAAATTGCTGCGATCGCTGTCTCCGGTGACCGTCGTCCGCGGCTGGCGACCATAAAAGTACCAGCACTTGTCATTCATGGGATGGACGATCCCCTGTTCGTCCCGGCGTGTGGCGAGGACACGGCTTCTGCCATCCCGGGCGCCGAGCTAATGTTGGTTGACGGCATGGGACACGACCTGCCGCACCAACTGTACAAAGTAACCGCTGATGGCATAGAGCGAACGGCTCATCGCAATTGA
- a CDS encoding DUF2239 family protein, protein MSNALTRFYCTAFLGVGVVASGSLQHVVTTVKDALSDRELTQLLIFDDSTGKPIDVDFRGKTDDVLKRLGEQFGDSPGTEVNHQTTRRVGRPKLGVVSGEVTLLPRHWEWLKSQPGGASVTLRKLIDEARRTGEQQSTIRESQEATYNFMTAMAGDFNQYEEALRALYAGDLDRFYHFIDDWAPDIRNHVKRLAANAFPEENL, encoded by the coding sequence ATGAGTAATGCCCTAACACGCTTTTACTGCACGGCATTTTTGGGTGTGGGAGTCGTCGCCAGTGGTTCGTTACAGCACGTTGTTACTACAGTGAAGGATGCTCTGAGTGACAGAGAACTCACACAGCTGCTTATATTTGACGATTCTACGGGGAAGCCAATAGATGTTGATTTTCGTGGGAAGACAGATGATGTGCTTAAACGATTAGGAGAACAGTTTGGTGACTCACCCGGTACAGAAGTGAATCACCAGACTACACGGCGGGTCGGTCGACCCAAGCTGGGTGTTGTATCCGGTGAGGTTACGTTATTGCCTCGGCATTGGGAATGGCTCAAGAGTCAACCTGGAGGGGCGTCGGTAACATTACGAAAACTCATTGATGAAGCTCGCCGTACTGGAGAACAACAGAGCACAATCCGAGAGTCACAAGAAGCAACATATAACTTTATGACAGCTATGGCCGGGGACTTCAATCAATACGAAGAAGCTCTGCGGGCACTGTATGCCGGTGATTTGGATCGTTTTTACCACTTCATCGATGACTGGGCACCTGATATCAGAAACCATGTCAAGAGATTAGCCGCCAATGCATTCCCTGAAGAGAACTTATGA
- a CDS encoding aldo/keto reductase: MDYVKLGRTGLEVSRLCLGCMSYGVPERGMAPWSLNEEESRPFIKRALELGINFFDTANVYSDGTSEEIVGRALKEYTRRDEVVIATKVFFRMSPGPNGAGLSRKAILTEIDNSLKRLGTDYVDLYQIHRWDNTTPIEETMEALHDVVKAGKARYIGASSMYAWQFLKAQHTAERNGWTKFVSMQNFYNLLYREEEREMLPFCREEGIGVIPWSPLARGRLTRDWEEQTARSEIDEFGKTLYSQMADADRKIVEKVAEIAAKRGIPRAQVALAWVLQKEPVTAPIIGATKPHHLEDAVAALSVKLDADEMVSLEEPYVPHPVMGNLS; encoded by the coding sequence ATGGATTATGTCAAACTTGGCCGTACCGGTCTGGAAGTCTCCCGATTATGTCTTGGCTGTATGAGTTATGGGGTGCCCGAACGCGGAATGGCTCCCTGGTCGCTGAATGAAGAGGAAAGCCGGCCCTTCATTAAAAGAGCGCTGGAGCTCGGGATTAACTTTTTCGATACGGCGAATGTGTACTCCGATGGAACAAGCGAAGAAATTGTCGGACGCGCCCTAAAGGAATATACCCGCCGGGATGAGGTGGTCATCGCGACGAAGGTATTTTTCCGCATGAGTCCGGGCCCTAACGGTGCGGGGCTTTCCCGCAAGGCGATCCTGACCGAAATCGATAACAGCCTGAAACGGCTGGGTACGGATTACGTCGATTTATACCAGATCCACCGGTGGGATAATACGACACCGATTGAAGAGACGATGGAAGCGCTCCATGACGTCGTGAAAGCAGGCAAGGCCAGATATATCGGAGCGTCTTCCATGTATGCTTGGCAGTTCCTGAAAGCCCAGCATACCGCTGAGCGCAACGGCTGGACCAAATTTGTCTCCATGCAGAATTTCTACAATTTATTGTACCGGGAAGAAGAGAGGGAAATGCTGCCGTTTTGCCGCGAGGAGGGAATCGGCGTCATTCCGTGGAGTCCGCTTGCCAGAGGCCGGTTAACCCGGGATTGGGAGGAGCAGACCGCCCGGTCCGAGATCGACGAGTTCGGAAAGACGCTTTATTCGCAAATGGCCGATGCCGATCGCAAGATTGTGGAGAAAGTAGCTGAGATTGCCGCCAAACGGGGGATTCCGCGCGCGCAGGTTGCGCTTGCGTGGGTTCTGCAAAAGGAACCGGTGACCGCTCCAATCATCGGCGCAACTAAGCCCCATCATCTGGAGGATGCCGTTGCTGCGCTGTCAGTGAAGCTGGATGCTGACGAAATGGTGAGCCTGGAAGAGCCTTATGTGCCTCATCCAGTGATGGGTAATCTTAGCTAG